From the Chloroflexia bacterium SDU3-3 genome, one window contains:
- a CDS encoding HAMP domain-containing histidine kinase: MTKQKYKQVAQLTFFLDNSATQRWALSIGKCLCYNTQTSIIRGREPIAEKRMRESRPILSPSMDVVWVQRHTMVNRAMLGGGLTLAALGIAGLLNQPMQALEMSISPSVALLASAIWLLAAYLFGRFQQAALSGWMLVVFCVGWWSLAMYMLPSYMLALLPAALLPVALAGLLLNRTSLVATAALTVGLLWLLASGALPPAALAQPGLPLTESQFAMAVVSCATVLLMLMLLPMRTAQIALTRQIADRDAAQARLLQASATIERERDAARVYSQHQAAHLDQVACKLRDGLIAIDASGNVTHANAMARQIYADITRQPDAVFSLKALESALAASSEGLGQVEIVPLPAQGLAAEASFTHVLIDHRDEARLARLRGELLGMLADEMRNPLTSMVTALDLTLGQRNLPEEADRVLIGARQSGQRLLELVTMLLEIGQLEKNPAVLRRSQLALSRVIESGIAQMSPMAQRGAITVSVEHAGESVIAIDSERLQRAFCYLLEQALRQSPPYSVVQVRTRRAEANLVVQIVDQGAGRVAQQSEQIFRKDTRDRSITSLGLIYSKLVIEAHGGRVWAESTGGQGSVYSFSLPVHRQELVAP; this comes from the coding sequence ATGACGAAGCAGAAATATAAGCAGGTTGCACAGCTGACATTTTTTTTAGATAACAGCGCAACCCAACGATGGGCGCTATCGATAGGGAAATGCCTGTGCTATAATACCCAAACTTCAATTATCCGTGGGCGTGAACCTATTGCGGAAAAGCGTATGCGCGAGTCGCGTCCTATCCTCAGCCCTTCGATGGATGTTGTCTGGGTTCAGCGGCACACTATGGTCAACCGCGCGATGCTGGGCGGCGGCCTTACCCTTGCTGCCCTGGGAATCGCAGGTCTGCTCAATCAGCCAATGCAAGCTCTTGAGATGTCAATTTCCCCGTCGGTGGCGCTGCTGGCGAGCGCTATCTGGCTGCTGGCGGCCTATCTGTTTGGCCGTTTCCAGCAGGCGGCGCTCAGCGGGTGGATGCTGGTGGTATTCTGCGTGGGCTGGTGGTCGCTGGCCATGTATATGCTGCCTAGCTATATGCTGGCGCTGCTGCCCGCCGCGCTGCTGCCTGTCGCCCTCGCCGGGCTGCTGCTGAACCGCACCTCGCTGGTGGCCACGGCGGCGCTGACGGTCGGCCTGCTGTGGCTGCTGGCCTCGGGGGCGCTGCCGCCTGCCGCGCTGGCCCAGCCTGGGCTGCCGCTGACCGAGTCCCAGTTTGCCATGGCTGTGGTCAGCTGCGCCACCGTGCTGCTCATGCTTATGCTGCTGCCCATGCGCACCGCGCAGATCGCGCTCACCCGCCAGATCGCCGACCGCGATGCGGCCCAGGCCCGCCTGCTGCAGGCCAGCGCCACAATCGAGCGCGAGCGCGATGCCGCACGGGTCTATAGCCAGCACCAGGCCGCGCACCTCGATCAGGTGGCGTGCAAGCTCCGCGATGGCCTGATCGCCATCGACGCCAGCGGCAATGTGACCCACGCCAACGCCATGGCCCGCCAGATCTACGCCGACATCACCCGCCAGCCCGACGCGGTGTTCTCGCTCAAGGCGCTTGAGTCAGCCCTGGCCGCCTCATCCGAGGGGCTGGGCCAGGTCGAGATCGTGCCGCTGCCCGCGCAGGGCCTGGCCGCCGAGGCTTCCTTCACCCACGTGCTGATCGACCACCGCGATGAGGCCCGGCTCGCCCGCCTGCGCGGCGAGCTGCTGGGCATGCTGGCCGACGAGATGCGCAACCCGCTCACATCCATGGTCACGGCGCTCGACCTGACCCTGGGCCAGCGCAACCTGCCCGAGGAGGCCGACCGCGTGCTGATCGGCGCGCGCCAGAGCGGCCAGCGCCTGCTGGAGCTGGTGACGATGCTGCTAGAGATCGGGCAGCTGGAAAAGAACCCGGCGGTGCTGCGCCGCTCGCAGCTCGCGCTCTCGCGTGTGATCGAGAGCGGGATCGCCCAGATGTCGCCCATGGCCCAGCGCGGCGCGATCACGGTCTCGGTCGAGCACGCAGGCGAGAGCGTGATCGCCATCGACAGCGAGCGTCTGCAGCGCGCCTTCTGCTACCTGCTGGAGCAGGCGCTGCGCCAAAGCCCGCCCTACAGCGTGGTGCAGGTGCGCACCCGCCGCGCCGAGGCCAACCTGGTGGTGCAGATCGTGGATCAGGGCGCGGGCCGCGTGGCCCAGCAGAGCGAGCAGATCTTCCGCAAGGATACCCGCGACCGCAGCATCACCTCGCTCGGCCTGATCTATAGCAAGCTGGTGATCGAGGCTCACGGCGGGCGAGTCTGGGCCGAGAGCACCGGCGGCCAGGGCAGCGTCTACAGCTTCTCGCTGCCGGTGCATCGGCAAGAGCTGGTTGCGCCATAG